From Bombyx mori chromosome 26, ASM3026992v2, one genomic window encodes:
- the LOC101739617 gene encoding exosome complex component CSL4, whose translation MNLEEKIKEIGSICIPGMRLSLSNKDNVSGPGTYELKGYIYAALAGILKTEEDENTKANIISVESSRTPSVLPNTGDIVTAKVTVVNPRTVQCLILCVGPSVLVRMYKGILKKEDIKATEKDRVDPYKCFRPGDIILARVLPMTEIHWYQLSTAENELGVVIATAEGSPQGVSMVPISWSEMQCPKTLVKEPRKVARVIPENINQSLFPVHSKQDNHHTDK comes from the exons ATGAATTtggaagaaaaaataaaagaaataggtTCAATATGTATTCCTGGAATGCGACTGAGTTTATCAAACAAAGACAACGTATCAGGGCCGGGAACCTATGAATTGAAAGGATATATTTATGCGGCTTTAGCTGGAATCTTGAAAACAGAAGAGGATGAAAACACCAAA GCTAATATAATTTCAGTAGAAAGTTCAAGAACACCAAGTGTTTTACCCAACACAGGTGACATAGTAACCGCAAAAGTAACAGTTGTAAATCCAAGAACTGTACAATGCCTAATCCTCTGTGTTGGCCCTTCAGTACTTGTTAGAATGTACaaaggaatattaaaaaaagaagatataaagGCAACAGAGAAAGACAGAGTTGATCCATATAAATGTTTTAGACCTGGAGATATTATACTAGCTAGAGTT TTACCAATGACGGAAATCCACTGGTACCAATTATCGACTGCAGAAAATGAACTGGGAGTTGTTATCGCTACAGCTGAAGGATCACCGCAAGGGGTCAGCATGGTACCAATAAGCTGGTCAGAGATGCAGTGCCCTAAAACTCTAGTCAAAGAACCAAGGAAAGTTGCTAGAGTTATACCGGAAAATATTAATCAATCACTCTTTCCAGTTCATTCAAAGCAAGACAATCATCACActgataaataa
- the LOC101739760 gene encoding PH domain-containing protein DDB_G0287875, producing the protein MPPVLSKEEKREKKKIAERIRMENIRKDPEKYALWRVKMQESYLKRKREGKILSVSNLTPREQKNQRKKSRESSKKSYYKKKLKEQTEKEIADVVSNENIIMSDPFSLTPKREEEISSPSRPIKSPSPPTPASVPIRSHWVRSPKNYKSVSRKSRVLSTNATVFNLSRSSTMCSSITPEPDSAISLQLRSPISPKPDSKRFLQVYSPTSSISDSPRSLSPQSNTAITGIPIHIENPKCVQTAQQKISAKKKSPWKHLLRKYKYRYHAELRIKDQQIRDLKRMNENYKKLLQRWRRFRKFKNAHNQHEQKIQEIDVSENKKLHFESICSKAKEDIIIFLEEDENSRICPGKNEFVSKGKIKKQKRYLTDSLKNLHKKYIATSQYKISYSSFCKLRPFWIRIPTVNIRDTCLCKVHENMELVVTALRKN; encoded by the coding sequence ATGCCACCAGTACTATCTAAGGAAGAAAAAAGAGAGAAGAAGAAAATTGCAGAACGTATTAGGATGGAAAACATACGGAAAGATCCAGAAAAGTATGCTTTATGGCGAGTTAAAATGCAAGAATCCTATTTAAAAAGAAAGAGAGAAGGTAAGATTCTTTCAGTTAGCAATTTAACGCCTAgagaacaaaaaaatcaaagaaaaaagaGTAGAGAAAGCTCAAAAAAATCGTACtacaaaaagaaattaaaagaaCAGACAGAAAAAGAAATTGCTGATGTAGTTagcaatgaaaatattattatgagcgACCCTTTTAGTTTGACTCCAAAGAGAGAAGAAGAAATCTCAAGTCCATCTAGGCCGATAAAATCGCCTTCACCGCCAACACCAGCATCAGTCCCGATAAGATCTCACTGGGTGCGTTCCCCAAAGAATTATAAATCGGTTTCACGAAAGTCCAGAGTGCTTTCTACAAACGCTACAGTATTCAATTTATCAAGGTCATCTACGATGTGTTCCTCAATAACTCCTGAACCAGATTCAGCGATTTCTTTACAACTACGGTCCCCAATATCTCCAAAACCTGATTCAAAAAGATTTCTTCAGGTATATAGTCCAACAAGTTCCATATCTGACTCACCCAGATCACTCAGTCCACAAAGCAATACCGCAATTACTGGTATACCTATTCACATTGAAAACCCAAAATGTGTACAAACTGCTCAACAAAAAATATCTGCGAAGAAGAAATCTCCCTGGAAGCATCTCTTACGCAAATATAAATACCGATACCACGCAGAGCTACGAATCAAAGACCAACAAATTCGAGATCTTAAAAGAATGAATGAGAACTATAAGAAGTTGTTACAGCGATGGCGTAGATTTAGAAAGTTCAAAAATGCACACAACCAAcatgaacaaaaaatacaagAGATAGACGTGTCTGAAAATAAGAAATTACACTTTGAGTCGATTTGTAGTAAAGCCAAAGaagacattataatttttttagaagaAGACGAAAATAGCAGGATTTGTCCAGGAAAAAACGAATTTGTatcaaaaggaaaaataaaaaaacagaaacgaTATCTCACAGActctttaaaaaatttacacaAAAAGTACATTGCCACTTCTCAATACAAGATAAGCTATAGCAGTTTTTGTAAGCTCCGACCATTTTGGATTCGCATACCAACCGTGAATATTCGAGACACCTGCTTATGTAAGGTTCATGAGAACATGGAACTGGTGGTAACAGCTTTACGAAAAAACTAA